The Alkalihalobacillus sp. LMS6 genomic interval TATTTAATACAACTTGAGCAGGGATTAAGTTACCATTAATAATAAAATCAGGTTCTTCAACACAGCGCTTTACACTTAAAGAGGCAGCTAAATGAAACACAACATCTGCCCAACCAACCCACTTCTCCATTACTGCCTCATCTTCTACTTTCCCATGGACGAAATTAAAATTCGCCGATCGCTTGAACTGATTCATAACAGAGTCAGTATTATCTTGATCAATCACACAAACCTGAAAGCCTTCCGCTAGAAGCAGCTCTGTTAAATGAGAGCCAATAAAACCAATTCCTCCGGTCACTAAAATATTCATTCGTTTCCTCCTAAAGCGTAAAAAGATGCGGCGTGTTTCCATTTAGTCGATTTCTCGTGTCAAAGATCAATTGGCTATGCTGCATAATAAAGTCGTAATCCAATTGATCATGATCGGTCAAAAGGACAACTAGATCAAATGACGCCAATCCTTCTTTCGTTAAATCAATTGAATGGTACAGACGATCATTTAACGAGCACATTGAAACAAATGGATCATAATAAGAAATTTGACAGCCAGCTTGAATTAGCTGTTCCGCTACAACAATTGATTTTGATTCCCTCACATCTTTGCTATTTTTTTTGTAGCTTAAGCCGATCAGTAAGATGCTTTTTTGGTCAAGGGGGTGTATAAGCGAACGGACTCGATTGACAATATATTCAGGCTGCTCATCATTAATCGCTTTAGCTACATCAATAAAATGAGTTGGACTTCCTGCTTGATTCGCCTTCCATTTTAAATAAAGGGGATCAACTGGTATGCAATGTCCACCTACTCCTGGACCAGGTCGATATCCTGAAAAGCCATATGGCTTTGTTTCGACAGCTTGCAAAACCTCCCAAATGTCCACATCAAGTTCATTACACACCCGTGCCATTTCATTAACGAACGAAAGGTTAATAAAGCGTTGCGCATTTTCAACCATCTTCACTGCCTCTGCGGTTCGTGTTGAACTCACTGGAATTAGTTCGTGAAACAACGTCTCGTACAGGCGCTTTACTTCAGCTAAACAATTGGATGTTATCCCGCTAATGACTTTCGGCACATTCCTTAAATGAAACTTTTTATTCCCAGGGTCCAATCGCTCTGGCGAGTAGCCGATAAAAATGGTTTCTCCTACGACGAAGCCTCCCTGTTCAACAATCGGCACGACAATCTCTTCGGTTGTTCCAG includes:
- a CDS encoding nucleotide sugar dehydrogenase, with the translated sequence MKKQKIAIIGLGFVGLPLAFEFSKKGHDVIGIDYDENKIAQLNQRQSYLSEMTDEAIVELMSFPFVATTVYEEINQVDVILICVPTPLASTGSPNLCYVQIALNQMLPFLQEGQLLVLESSTFPGTTEEIVVPIVEQGGFVVGETIFIGYSPERLDPGNKKFHLRNVPKVISGITSNCLAEVKRLYETLFHELIPVSSTRTAEAVKMVENAQRFINLSFVNEMARVCNELDVDIWEVLQAVETKPYGFSGYRPGPGVGGHCIPVDPLYLKWKANQAGSPTHFIDVAKAINDEQPEYIVNRVRSLIHPLDQKSILLIGLSYKKNSKDVRESKSIVVAEQLIQAGCQISYYDPFVSMCSLNDRLYHSIDLTKEGLASFDLVVLLTDHDQLDYDFIMQHSQLIFDTRNRLNGNTPHLFTL